Proteins from a genomic interval of Zingiber officinale cultivar Zhangliang chromosome 1B, Zo_v1.1, whole genome shotgun sequence:
- the LOC121972266 gene encoding ketol-acid reductoisomerase, chloroplastic-like translates to MSTTTSSFAASRPSAPLSKIFDSVVSRSLSVGSSFSPFNSPFLRRHLLRIGTGRGSALGAKMVSVPSIGKSVPFLDFETSVFKKEKITLAGNDEYIVRGGRDLFHLLPDAFKGIKQIGVLGWGSQGPAQAQNLRDSLVAANSDIVVKIGLRKGSASFDEARAAGFTEENGTLGDIWETVSSSDLLLLLISDAAQADNYEKIFSHMKPNSILGLSHGFLLGHLQSFGLDFPKNISVIAVCPKGMGPSVRRLYVQGKEINGAGINSSFAVHQDVDGRATDVALGWSVALGSPFTFATTLEQEYKSDIFGERGILLGAVHGIVESLFRRYTENGMDEELAYKNTVECITGVISKTISTKGMLAVYNALSDQGKREFDAAYSASYYPCMDILYECYEDVACGSEIRSVVLAGRRFYEKEGLPAFPMGKIDQTRMWKVGERVRASRPAGDLGPLYPFTAGVYVALMMAQIEVLRKKGHSYSEIINESVIESVDSLNPFMHARGVSFMVDNCSTTARLGSRKWAPRFDYILTQQAFVEVDKNSSVNQDLLSNFLSDPVHAAIDVCAQLRPTVDISVPPDADFVRPELRLATN, encoded by the exons ATGTCGACGACAACGTCTTCCTTCGCTGCTTCCAGGCCTTCCGCCCCCCTTTCCAAAATCTTCGATTCGGTGGTCTCCAGATCGCTAAGTGTCGGATCTTCCTTCTCGCCCTTCAACTCTCCGTTCCTGAGGCGTCACCTCCTCCGGATCGGCACGGGCCGGGGCTCTGCGCTTGGAGCTAAGATGGTGTCGGTTCCTTCAATCGGTAAATCCGTTCCCTTTCTGGACTTCGAGACCTCGGTGTTCAAGAAGGAGAAGATCACCCTTGCTGGCAATGACGAG TATATTGTTCGAGGTGGTAGAGATCTATTCCATTTGTTGCCGGATGCGTTCAAAGGGATCAAGCAAATTGGCGTGCTTGGATGGGGGTCGCAG GGTCCTGCCCAAGCACAGAATTTAAGAGATTCACTTGTTGCAGCGAATTCAGACATTGTGGTTAAG ATTGGTCTAAGAAAAGGCTCTGCATCTTTTGATGAAGCACGTGCTGCTGGATTCACTGAAGAAAATGGAACCTTGGGTGACATTTGGGAAACAGTTTCTAGCAGTGATCTTTTATTGTTGTTGATTTCTGATGCTGCACAG GCGGACAATTATGAGAAAATTTTCTCTCACATGAAACCAAACAGCATCTTGGGTCTTTCTCATGGTTTTCTTCTAGGGCATCTGCAATCCTTTGGTCTTGATTTTCCAAAAAACATCAGTGTGATTGCAGTATGCCCCAAGGGCATGGGCCCATCAGTGCGAAGACTGTATGTCCAGGGGAAAGAGATAAATGGTGCCGGGATCAATTCCAGTTTTGCCGTACACCAG GATGTTGATGGAAGGGCTACAGATGTTGCCCTTGGTTGGTCTGTTGCTCTTGGATCCCCTTTTACCTTTGCTACCACATTAGAGCAAGAGTATAAGAGTGACATTTTCGGGGAGCGCG GTATATTACTTGGTGCTGTGCATGGAATTGTGGAGTCTCTATTCAGAAGGTACACTGAAAATGGAATGGATGAAGAATTGGCTTACAAAAACACTGTCGAGTGTATCACAGGAGTCATATCAAAGACGATCTCAACTAAG GGGATGCTTGCTGTATACAATGCCCTCTCCGATCAAGGGAAGAGAGAGTTCGATGCTGCATACAGTGCATCATATTATCCTTGCATGGATATATTGTACGAATGCTACGAGGATGTTGCCTGTGGAAGTGAAATTCGCAGTGTTGTTTTAGCTGGTCGACGCTTTTAT GAAAAGGAGGGTCTCCCTGCTTTCCCTATGGGGAAGATAGATCAAACAAGGATGTGGAAAGTCGGCGAGAGAGTACGTGCTTCTCGTCCTGCGGGTGACTTGGGTCCTTTGTATCCTTTTACAGCAGGAGTatatgttgcattgatgatggcACAG ATCGAGGTCTTGAGGAAGAAGGGCCATTCCTATTCTGAAATTATCAACGAGAGTGTCATAGAGTCCGTTGATTCACTCAACCCCTTTATGCACGCCCGCGGGGTGTCATTCATGGTGGACAACTGTTCCACGACAGCTCGGTTGGGATCGCGAAAATGGGCTCCCCGCTTCGACTACATCCTCACCCAGCAGGCCTTCGTGGAGGTGGATAAGAACAGCTCTGTCAACCAGGATCTGCTCAGCAACTTCTTGTCTGATCCTGTCCATGCTGCAATTGACGTTTGTGCCCAGCTGAGGCCGACCGTCGACATCTCTGTCCCTCCCGATGCAGATTTCGTACGCCCAGAATTGCGTCTGGCGACCAATTGA